In Phormidium yuhuli AB48, one genomic interval encodes:
- a CDS encoding AbrB/MazE/SpoVT family DNA-binding domain-containing protein yields MALTRITATGTATIPPEIVDWLNLKPGDRINIAISPDGKVYLEPAPKVAQIDVRTLSGCLYNPDRKPVSLAEMEQAIVEGAAESM; encoded by the coding sequence ATGGCACTGACCCGAATCACCGCTACCGGAACCGCCACCATTCCGCCAGAAATTGTCGACTGGCTGAACTTAAAACCAGGCGATCGCATTAATATCGCCATTTCCCCTGATGGCAAAGTCTATTTAGAACCTGCCCCAAAAGTGGCTCAAATTGATGTCCGTACCTTATCGGGTTGTCTCTACAACCCTGACAGAAAACCCGTTTCTCTAGCGGAAATGGAACAAGCCATCGTTGAAGGTGCAGCAGAATCAATGTGA
- the ruvX gene encoding Holliday junction resolvase RuvX, which translates to MRGRVAALGLDLGRRRIGVAGCDGLGLLATELTTIKRGSFAQDIEALRQLVEERQATLLVVGMPYRLDEGTMGKQAQRLEKLAHRIGSALGLPLEFVDERLSSVEAEEFIRASGKHPAQDKGAIDRKAAAIILQRWLDGRQGNPIAPENRGLYPHSEDNLQERSP; encoded by the coding sequence ATGAGGGGACGAGTGGCGGCGTTAGGGTTAGATTTAGGTCGCCGTCGCATCGGTGTGGCTGGTTGCGACGGCTTAGGCTTACTGGCGACGGAACTCACCACCATTAAACGGGGCAGTTTCGCCCAAGATATCGAAGCCCTGCGTCAATTAGTGGAGGAACGCCAAGCGACTCTCTTAGTGGTGGGAATGCCCTACCGTCTCGATGAAGGAACCATGGGGAAACAAGCCCAACGCCTGGAGAAACTGGCCCACCGCATCGGTTCGGCGTTAGGGCTTCCCCTTGAGTTTGTCGATGAACGTCTCAGTTCCGTCGAAGCCGAGGAGTTCATCCGGGCTTCAGGAAAACATCCGGCTCAGGATAAAGGGGCTATCGATCGCAAAGCCGCCGCCATTATTTTACAGCGATGGCTGGACGGGCGACAAGGAAATCCCATCGCCCCAGAAAACCGGGGACTGTATCCCCACTCCGAAGACAACCTCCAGGAGCGATCGCCCTAA
- a CDS encoding DNA cytosine methyltransferase produces MQQLNRFELKPLNLGPTGDSRPGGRFTFIDLFAGIGGFRIALERLGGQCLGYSEVDAEAIAVYQKNFISPIGSSEGNLGDVQTIGTLPESVDLIVGGVPCQPWSIAGKIKGFEDPRGQLWFDVIRIIRLNQPKAFIFENVKGLMEPRHRQSLDWIVRELSQLGYFVTFKLLNSYDFGLPQDRDRIFIVGIQTRIPSYSEFKFPEPLAEKPRLSDCIEGVERRVIQKRKFPPEELFGDRIPASRGRFQKPDELNDFFLFSDVRDGHTTIHSWDLLETSEREKEICLTLLRNRRKKIYGPKDGNPLSFEHLQGLISDLSREELEQLVDKRILRQADPGRYEFVNSKISAGINGVAKISLPHADGIGTLTATGMRDFIGTVSLNCQDPKTYKQEFIDKIYKPGRFKPISARDYGRLQGFPEEFQMARREAIARKQFGNAVSVPVVYHLGRSLLEVVFGVGIQSPVFWGDGISLSPVQPSL; encoded by the coding sequence GTGCAACAGCTTAATCGGTTTGAATTAAAACCTCTGAATTTAGGGCCGACTGGGGACAGTCGGCCGGGGGGGAGATTTACGTTTATTGATTTGTTTGCGGGGATTGGCGGCTTTAGAATTGCTTTGGAACGCTTGGGAGGTCAATGTCTGGGATATTCGGAAGTTGATGCTGAGGCGATCGCAGTTTATCAGAAAAACTTTATCTCTCCAATTGGCAGTTCTGAAGGCAATTTAGGGGATGTTCAAACCATAGGAACCTTGCCGGAGTCTGTGGATTTAATTGTGGGTGGGGTTCCCTGTCAACCTTGGTCAATTGCTGGCAAAATTAAGGGGTTTGAAGACCCTCGCGGTCAGCTTTGGTTTGATGTAATTCGCATTATTAGACTCAATCAACCCAAGGCTTTTATTTTTGAGAATGTTAAAGGTCTCATGGAACCGCGTCACCGCCAAAGTTTAGATTGGATTGTCAGGGAATTGAGTCAACTGGGGTATTTCGTGACGTTTAAGCTGTTAAATTCCTATGATTTTGGCTTACCTCAAGACCGCGATCGCATTTTTATTGTGGGGATTCAGACCCGGATTCCGAGCTATTCTGAGTTTAAATTCCCGGAACCCTTGGCTGAGAAACCACGACTCTCTGACTGTATTGAGGGGGTGGAACGTCGTGTTATCCAAAAACGGAAGTTTCCGCCAGAGGAGTTATTTGGCGATCGCATTCCGGCTTCCCGAGGACGGTTTCAAAAACCTGATGAACTGAATGACTTTTTTCTCTTTTCAGATGTCCGAGATGGCCATACAACGATTCACTCTTGGGATTTGCTTGAAACCAGTGAGCGAGAAAAGGAGATTTGTTTAACTCTACTACGCAATCGACGCAAGAAAATCTATGGGCCCAAAGATGGGAATCCCTTGAGTTTTGAGCATCTACAAGGATTGATATCTGATTTAAGCCGTGAGGAATTAGAACAATTGGTGGATAAGAGGATATTACGTCAGGCCGACCCTGGACGGTATGAGTTTGTTAACTCGAAGATTTCAGCAGGAATCAACGGTGTGGCTAAAATTAGTTTACCCCATGCTGATGGGATTGGGACGTTAACGGCAACGGGAATGCGAGATTTTATTGGCACAGTTTCGTTAAATTGTCAAGACCCAAAGACCTATAAACAGGAGTTTATTGATAAGATTTATAAACCCGGACGGTTTAAACCCATTTCGGCTCGTGATTATGGACGGTTACAGGGGTTTCCCGAGGAGTTCCAAATGGCGAGACGAGAGGCGATCGCTCGGAAGCAGTTTGGGAATGCGGTGTCGGTTCCGGTGGTCTATCATTTAGGGCGATCGCTCCTGGAGGTTGTCTTCGGAGTGGGGATACAGTCCCCGGTTTTCTGGGGCGATGGGATTTCCTTGTCGCCCGTCCAGCCATCGCTGTAA
- a CDS encoding F420-0:Gamma-glutamyl ligase: MVLGAIALDLNYRRKPGNHLEFRPGTWAITHQEGDRLHIQGDVELFNATEALEIMVPDVNADATLLSKASVADISCQIDVIAAHDDAPPRPDGYWFPYIIKARHRTHIKLNLHLSGPNLHRLQTLWLRLNYLTYGPGGRIPKTGHIVFPLQYPDADAAPNWLTKDNADVFPVKTHLLTHLDDPVEVIRRYVMPHAQSGDIITIGETPLAIIQGRLRDPITVNPGWLARRLCYWFLPTSSLATACGLQTLIDQVGAPRVFFAFLGGVGLRLLGQRGGFYRLAGEQARLIDDVTGTLPPYDQFIVLGPDNPQAVVDRIQRETGLSAAIVDVNDLQAVKVLAATADLPHRFLEIALRSNPAGNADEQTPVVLIRPRTS; this comes from the coding sequence ATGGTTCTCGGGGCGATCGCCCTGGACCTAAACTACCGACGGAAACCGGGCAACCACCTGGAATTTCGCCCGGGAACCTGGGCCATCACCCACCAGGAGGGCGATCGCCTGCACATCCAAGGAGACGTAGAACTCTTCAACGCCACCGAAGCCCTGGAAATCATGGTTCCCGACGTCAACGCCGACGCCACCCTCCTCTCCAAAGCCTCCGTCGCCGACATCTCCTGCCAGATTGACGTCATCGCCGCCCATGACGATGCCCCCCCACGCCCCGATGGCTACTGGTTCCCCTATATCATCAAAGCCCGCCACAGGACCCACATTAAACTCAACCTCCACCTCAGCGGCCCCAACCTCCATCGCCTACAAACCCTCTGGCTACGACTCAACTATCTCACCTACGGCCCCGGTGGACGCATCCCCAAAACCGGACATATCGTCTTCCCCCTGCAATACCCCGACGCCGACGCCGCCCCCAACTGGCTAACCAAAGACAACGCCGACGTCTTTCCCGTCAAAACCCATCTCCTCACCCATCTCGACGATCCCGTTGAGGTGATTCGTCGCTACGTCATGCCCCACGCCCAAAGCGGCGATATCATCACCATCGGCGAAACCCCCCTCGCCATCATCCAAGGACGACTGCGAGATCCCATCACCGTCAACCCCGGCTGGCTGGCCCGGCGACTCTGTTACTGGTTCCTCCCCACCTCCAGCCTCGCCACCGCCTGCGGCCTGCAAACCCTCATCGATCAAGTGGGGGCCCCTCGGGTCTTTTTCGCCTTCCTCGGGGGCGTTGGCCTGCGTCTGTTGGGGCAACGGGGCGGCTTCTATCGCCTCGCCGGAGAACAGGCCCGCCTCATTGATGATGTCACCGGAACCCTTCCCCCCTACGACCAATTTATTGTCCTCGGGCCCGACAACCCCCAAGCCGTCGTCGATCGCATTCAACGGGAAACCGGCCTATCCGCAGCCATTGTCGATGTCAACGACTTACAAGCCGTCAAAGTCCTCGCCGCCACCGCCGATTTACCCCATCGTTTCCTGGAAATTGCCCTACGCAGTAATCCCGCCGGAAATGCCGACGAACAAACCCCCGTGGTTCTGATTCGCCCCCGCACCTCCTGA
- a CDS encoding calcium-binding protein translates to MSNTISTAVPLGDLSERVSIDGSIAGGEGGINAVDFYRIDLPRSSSLNVTFQVASNSFGPTVSIISDANNNGVFDSPSELIGSLGGGLAATSGTFDLGAGTFFLQVAFSPAFRRDSRADTSYTFTLDNTLLGNLAVDPGDSMDTALDIGILRGGESFSDAVGPNSLDPADYYKFTLDRTEDVNITMTDVTTRGMFSLVQDLNGNGVVDRGEIIASSGASKNSPGSISATLEPGTYFARATTFTGVRESYNYTLNFFTAGNNNLDNDVVNETESDDTIASGGSNEIIFGTEGNDTLAGTNGNDIILGNAGNDLINGGNGDDILAGGDGNDILDGGDGNDIIFGNTGNDTLFGGPGNDILFGGQDDDILFGGDGDDTLSGDFGNDTLTGGAGANTFILRDVPGSDLITDFTVGTDKIGLSQPLTFDALTLEVSDSSTTISFSGELLATVSGVANLSASDFISISLG, encoded by the coding sequence ATGAGTAATACCATTAGCACCGCAGTTCCGCTCGGCGATCTGAGCGAACGAGTTTCGATTGACGGTTCCATTGCCGGTGGCGAAGGCGGCATAAATGCAGTGGACTTTTACAGGATCGATCTGCCGCGAAGCAGTAGTTTAAATGTCACGTTTCAAGTCGCTTCGAACAGCTTTGGACCAACGGTGAGTATCATTTCTGATGCCAACAATAATGGAGTTTTTGATTCACCAAGTGAATTGATCGGTAGTCTTGGAGGAGGTCTGGCAGCCACTTCTGGAACATTTGATTTAGGGGCAGGGACTTTCTTTCTTCAAGTAGCCTTTAGTCCTGCTTTTAGGCGTGACTCTCGCGCCGACACTAGCTATACGTTTACCCTAGACAATACGCTACTGGGGAATCTAGCTGTAGATCCAGGTGACTCAATGGACACGGCGCTCGATATCGGAATTTTGCGCGGCGGAGAATCTTTCTCCGATGCTGTTGGCCCCAATAGTCTAGATCCTGCTGACTATTACAAGTTCACGCTCGACCGAACAGAAGATGTCAACATCACGATGACAGACGTGACGACTCGCGGTATGTTCAGTCTAGTCCAAGACCTGAACGGTAATGGTGTAGTTGATCGTGGTGAAATAATAGCATCGAGCGGTGCGTCAAAAAATAGTCCCGGCTCAATTAGTGCGACTCTAGAGCCTGGGACTTACTTTGCGCGAGCAACCACTTTTACTGGAGTTAGGGAAAGCTACAACTACACCCTAAACTTCTTCACCGCTGGCAACAACAACCTCGACAACGATGTCGTCAACGAAACCGAAAGCGACGACACGATCGCCAGCGGTGGCAGCAACGAGATCATCTTTGGAACCGAAGGTAACGACACGCTCGCAGGGACCAACGGCAACGACATCATTTTGGGAAATGCCGGCAACGATCTCATCAACGGCGGCAATGGCGACGACATCCTCGCAGGCGGCGACGGCAACGACATCCTCGACGGCGGCGACGGCAACGACATCATCTTCGGAAACACCGGCAACGATACCCTCTTCGGCGGCCCAGGCAACGACATCCTTTTCGGCGGTCAGGACGACGATATCCTTTTCGGCGGCGATGGCGATGACACCCTCTCGGGTGACTTCGGTAACGATACCCTCACTGGCGGTGCAGGTGCAAACACCTTCATCCTCCGTGACGTGCCGGGTTCCGACCTCATTACCGACTTCACTGTCGGTACGGACAAAATCGGACTCTCTCAACCGTTGACCTTTGACGCCCTAACCCTGGAAGTTAGCGACAGTAGTACGACTATTAGCTTCAGCGGCGAACTGCTGGCAACAGTCTCCGGGGTCGCGAATCTCAGTGCCAGTGACTTCATCTCCATCTCACTCGGCTAG
- a CDS encoding GNAT family N-acetyltransferase — MTSTPTPPTSVTPTIDIRPIQYRDLDEIESLLQANAFTAKSPSDELDLALDLDRIRHHYGLLKLLSLFPNPYRNLLRAYIAQCDRRLLGAIQVSPVNRTSTTWRVDRAIADPAAGSQDTGTVLLRHCLEAIWEARTWIVEVQVSDNPAMALYRQNGFQPLAQMTYWTIEPELLAQLGEREPDLPNLTPVSNSDAQLLYQLDTVSMPPLVRQVFDRHILDFKTSLFESILAGIKQWFGRTEVVSGYVFEPQRKAAIGYFQIRLSRDGSSHHEAQLTVHPAYTWLYPELLAQMARITQQLPPQSLRLASTDYQPEREEYLTSIGAEPIANTLLMSRSVWHKLRETKQVALDGLQLSDVLGGLQPSRKPVPGRMVWSHQSPQPVKDDHHSQNGHHEKRPQEQPGSQSQNGNGDRP; from the coding sequence ATGACATCGACGCCCACCCCTCCCACATCAGTCACCCCCACCATTGATATTCGCCCCATCCAATATCGAGACTTGGATGAGATAGAATCCCTCCTGCAAGCCAACGCCTTTACCGCCAAAAGCCCCAGTGACGAACTGGATTTAGCCCTGGATCTCGATCGCATCCGCCACCATTACGGCCTGCTGAAACTCCTGAGTCTCTTCCCCAACCCCTACCGCAATCTCTTGCGGGCCTATATCGCCCAATGCGATCGCCGCCTCCTCGGGGCCATCCAAGTCTCCCCCGTCAATCGCACCTCCACCACCTGGCGTGTCGATCGCGCCATCGCCGATCCCGCCGCCGGTAGCCAAGACACGGGAACGGTTCTCTTGCGTCATTGTCTCGAAGCCATCTGGGAAGCCCGCACCTGGATTGTGGAAGTCCAGGTGAGTGACAACCCCGCCATGGCCCTCTACCGCCAAAATGGCTTCCAACCCCTGGCCCAAATGACCTATTGGACGATTGAACCGGAACTTCTGGCCCAACTCGGGGAACGAGAACCGGATTTACCCAACCTCACCCCCGTCAGCAACTCCGACGCCCAACTCCTCTATCAACTCGACACCGTATCGATGCCGCCTCTGGTGCGTCAGGTGTTCGATCGCCATATTCTCGACTTCAAAACTAGCCTCTTTGAATCCATCCTGGCAGGAATTAAACAGTGGTTTGGCCGCACGGAAGTCGTCAGTGGCTATGTCTTTGAACCCCAACGCAAAGCCGCCATCGGCTATTTCCAAATTCGCCTCAGCCGCGACGGAAGCAGCCACCACGAAGCCCAACTCACGGTTCATCCCGCCTACACCTGGCTATACCCGGAACTGCTGGCCCAAATGGCCCGCATCACCCAACAACTGCCCCCCCAATCCCTACGCCTGGCCTCAACAGACTATCAACCGGAACGGGAGGAATATCTCACCAGCATCGGCGCCGAACCCATCGCCAACACCCTGTTAATGTCCCGTTCCGTCTGGCACAAACTGCGGGAAACCAAACAAGTCGCCCTCGATGGCTTACAACTGTCCGATGTCTTAGGGGGCCTACAACCCTCTCGCAAACCGGTTCCTGGGCGCATGGTTTGGTCCCATCAATCGCCGCAACCGGTGAAGGATGACCATCATTCCCAGAATGGCCATCACGAGAAACGCCCCCAGGAACAGCCCGGAAGCCAGTCTCAGAATGGCAATGGCGATCGCCCATGA